A genome region from Pantanalinema sp. includes the following:
- the upp gene encoding uracil phosphoribosyltransferase: MVHLAIEANTNLVILDHPLVHHALADLRHRDTPVVRFRQRARELAKFLVLEATRDLVTDPIQVPTPLGVNAPGRTLGDRPVVIAPILRAGLAMVEPAMELLPEAEVRHIGLYRNEKTLQPVEYYVKLPESYPAETTVLIIDPMLATGGSAVSTIELFKKRGVQRIKFLCLIASPEGVQNVHAKHPDVPILTVSVDEKLNEKGYIVPGLGDAGDRTFGTY; this comes from the coding sequence ATGGTCCATCTCGCGATCGAAGCCAACACCAACCTCGTCATCCTCGATCACCCCCTCGTCCACCACGCCCTGGCCGACCTGCGGCACAGGGACACGCCGGTCGTCCGCTTTCGCCAGCGCGCGCGCGAGCTGGCCAAGTTCCTGGTGCTCGAGGCCACCCGCGACCTCGTGACCGACCCCATCCAGGTCCCCACCCCGCTGGGCGTCAACGCCCCCGGTCGCACCCTGGGCGATCGCCCGGTCGTGATCGCGCCGATCCTGCGCGCGGGCCTCGCGATGGTGGAGCCCGCCATGGAGCTCTTGCCCGAGGCCGAGGTCCGCCACATCGGTCTCTACCGCAACGAGAAGACCCTCCAGCCGGTCGAGTACTACGTCAAGCTCCCCGAGTCCTACCCCGCCGAGACCACCGTCCTCATCATCGACCCCATGCTCGCCACGGGCGGGTCGGCCGTCTCGACCATCGAGCTGTTCAAGAAGCGCGGGGTCCAGCGCATCAAGTTCCTGTGCCTCATCGCGAGCCCCGAGGGCGTGCAGAACGTCCATGCGAAGCATCCCGACGTCCCCATCCTGACGGTCTCGGTGGACGAGAAGCTCAACGAGAAGGGCTACATCGTGCCCGGCCTGGGGGACGCGGGCGATCGGACCTTCGGGACCTACTAG
- a CDS encoding competence/damage-inducible protein A, with amino-acid sequence MKAEILNIGTELLIGQVVNTNATYLAQELAGLGVDLYYVTSVGDNPGRIQAALELAWSRADLVICTGGLGPTADDLTHEVIAAFVGDRMELRPDILSRIEKAFAEKGRKLLPSEHKLAVFPSTAALIRNPAGTAAGVYLVRGDKRLMTFPGVPHELSQMWETWARPELEKLVHGSIRSRLMKFVGIDEADAANRVGDLIGGQNPTVAPYAGNGEVHLRVTAKADTATEADALLEPVVAEIRRRLEEWYFGSDDETLPGVVGKMLRERGATLAVAESCTGGLLASRVTDVGGSSDYFLGGVISYAVSEKVRFLGIDPAFIETHTHVSAEVTTAMAEGIHRITGATYGVGVTGYAGPSANTPEEEVGHVFVALSGPQGTEVRSFHFGRHPREKVKWFASQRALAMLFQSLKSAVAAG; translated from the coding sequence ATGAAGGCGGAGATCCTCAACATCGGGACCGAGCTGCTCATCGGCCAGGTCGTCAACACCAACGCGACCTACCTGGCCCAGGAGCTCGCCGGGCTCGGCGTCGACCTGTACTACGTCACCTCGGTGGGCGACAACCCGGGGCGCATCCAGGCCGCGCTCGAGCTCGCATGGAGCCGGGCGGACCTCGTGATCTGCACGGGGGGCCTCGGCCCCACCGCGGACGATCTGACCCACGAGGTGATCGCCGCGTTCGTGGGCGATCGCATGGAGCTCAGGCCCGACATCCTCTCGCGCATCGAGAAGGCCTTCGCCGAGAAGGGGCGCAAGCTGCTGCCCAGTGAGCACAAGCTCGCCGTGTTCCCCTCGACCGCGGCCCTCATCCGCAACCCCGCGGGCACCGCCGCGGGCGTCTACCTCGTGCGCGGCGACAAGCGCCTGATGACCTTTCCCGGGGTCCCGCACGAGCTGAGCCAGATGTGGGAGACCTGGGCCCGCCCCGAGCTCGAGAAGCTCGTGCACGGCAGCATCCGCTCGCGGCTCATGAAGTTCGTGGGGATCGACGAGGCCGATGCGGCCAACCGTGTCGGCGACCTCATCGGGGGCCAGAACCCGACGGTGGCTCCCTACGCCGGCAATGGCGAGGTCCACTTGCGGGTGACCGCCAAGGCCGACACCGCAACCGAGGCTGACGCGCTGCTCGAGCCGGTGGTGGCCGAGATCCGGCGCAGGCTCGAGGAGTGGTACTTCGGCTCGGACGATGAGACCCTGCCTGGCGTGGTGGGCAAGATGCTCAGGGAGCGCGGGGCGACCCTCGCGGTGGCCGAATCGTGCACCGGCGGCCTGCTCGCGAGCCGCGTGACGGACGTGGGGGGATCCTCGGACTACTTCCTCGGCGGCGTGATCAGCTACGCCGTCAGCGAGAAGGTTCGCTTCCTCGGCATCGATCCCGCTTTCATCGAGACCCACACCCACGTCAGCGCCGAGGTCACGACCGCCATGGCCGAGGGAATCCACCGGATCACCGGTGCCACCTACGGGGTGGGCGTCACCGGCTACGCCGGGCCGAGCGCCAACACCCCCGAAGAGGAGGTCGGGCACGTCTTCGTGGCCCTGAGCGGGCCCCAAGGCACCGAGGTGCGGTCCTTCCACTTCGGGCGCCATCCGCGCGAGAAGGTGAAGTGGTT
- the pgsA gene encoding CDP-diacylglycerol--glycerol-3-phosphate 3-phosphatidyltransferase, which produces MTVANLITLLRLGLVPFFVYFLEVSPTHRVALALFIVASLTDWVDGYVARRFNQRTNLGALLDPLVDKVLVTAAIVGLARHGVVSAWAVTLVLTREFLITGLRTAAINAGVVLAASWTGKVKTTLQMVAIALLIAGVQPWGDWLWWAAIVMTAYSGLEYIWQTRRIWV; this is translated from the coding sequence ATGACCGTCGCGAACCTCATCACGCTCTTGAGGCTGGGCCTGGTGCCCTTCTTCGTCTACTTCCTCGAGGTTTCGCCCACCCACCGGGTCGCGCTCGCGCTGTTCATCGTCGCGTCGTTGACCGACTGGGTGGACGGCTACGTCGCCCGCCGCTTCAACCAGAGGACCAACCTGGGCGCCCTTTTGGACCCCCTGGTGGACAAGGTCCTCGTGACCGCTGCCATCGTGGGGCTCGCCCGCCACGGGGTCGTCTCGGCCTGGGCGGTGACGCTGGTTTTGACCCGCGAGTTCCTCATCACCGGCCTGCGCACGGCGGCCATCAACGCGGGCGTGGTCCTCGCGGCGAGCTGGACGGGCAAGGTCAAGACCACCCTCCAGATGGTCGCGATCGCCCTCTTGATCGCGGGCGTCCAGCCCTGGGGCGACTGGCTCTGGTGGGCGGCCATCGTGATGACCGCCTACTCGGGACTGGAATACATCTGGCAGACGCGCCGCATCTGGGTGTAG